From the Haloarcula sp. H-GB4 genome, one window contains:
- a CDS encoding transcriptional regulator: protein MASTFPHHPPVDYAPREQTNVVVNGTEPTDVLQILSSDAAQEILGAVRDEPRTASDIADTVDRSLQSVSYHLDRLCEADLIEPAETWYSEKGTEMTVYALATERLVVQFGDSADRSV from the coding sequence ATGGCAAGCACTTTCCCACACCACCCACCGGTTGACTATGCACCTCGAGAGCAGACGAACGTCGTAGTCAACGGTACCGAACCGACTGATGTCCTTCAGATCCTCTCGTCCGATGCCGCCCAGGAGATATTGGGGGCGGTCAGAGACGAACCGCGGACCGCATCGGATATCGCGGACACAGTCGACCGCTCACTCCAGAGCGTCTCCTATCATCTCGACCGTCTCTGTGAAGCTGACCTTATCGAACCCGCCGAAACGTGGTACTCGGAGAAGGGGACGGAGATGACAGTGTACGCCCTCGCTACGGAACGACTTGTCGTGCAGTTCGGTGACAGCGCTGACCGGTCCGTGTAG
- a CDS encoding GbsR/MarR family transcriptional regulator, producing MSDDDNSVARERIIESMEQSAEVYGLSRSAGRIYGVLYFAAAPLSIPELVDETGYAKSTVSNVTRTLSRVGLIHRRSSTGGGRRVRFEAEREIWFILQDVFQQYIQREVQTTLRTICRAEEQMSADTREQERVRNLRETYEDLEEIVQLASEYSAAELREALEAYEQ from the coding sequence ATGAGTGATGATGACAATTCGGTCGCACGGGAACGTATCATCGAATCGATGGAACAGTCGGCAGAGGTGTACGGCCTCAGCCGAAGTGCCGGGCGCATCTACGGCGTGCTGTACTTCGCTGCAGCGCCGCTCTCTATTCCGGAACTGGTCGATGAAACTGGCTATGCGAAATCAACGGTCAGTAACGTCACGCGGACACTGTCGCGTGTCGGACTCATCCACCGCAGGTCGTCTACAGGGGGCGGGAGACGAGTCCGGTTTGAGGCCGAACGCGAGATCTGGTTCATCCTGCAGGACGTGTTCCAGCAATACATCCAGCGGGAAGTTCAGACGACGCTCAGGACCATCTGCCGGGCGGAAGAGCAGATGTCGGCAGATACTCGCGAGCAAGAGCGCGTTCGAAATCTCCGCGAGACGTACGAAGACCTGGAAGAGATTGTACAGCTCGCATCAGAGTACTCGGCCGCCGAACTCCGCGAGGCGCTTGAAGCGTACGAGCAGTAG